ACCGCATCAGCTAGGGGCCGCCCCAGCCCCCTGCACTGGAGAGGATGGACTGTTGCCTCTGGAACCGGCCACCATGGtgaccctccccgcccccccaggtggggggagggctcTCCTTGATGACcagcttctgtctctgtggaaaGCGCTGCGGTAACCAGTCTGTGGCGGCCCCTAAGTGCCAATCTCTGTCTCCATGGAGACCCCTAGGTGGTCTCCCTGGTGTTCAGTCTCTGTGGGCGAGGCCTACAGATGGGGGGACGTCTCCAACCCGATGGGGTATCCCAGACCTGTGTTTCCATGGCAGTCCTCCTCCTGAGACCAGAGCTGCCACTTTTCTGCCAGGGGTCCTGGGTCTCCTTCCCGGCCCTCCACAGCCTGGGCCTTCCAAGTGGACACCCTGCTGGCCttaccccctgccccagcccgtGCAGGCACCCCAGACCTGGTCCAGCATCAGCGTTAGGAAGGGGCTGGCTATTCCTGGGTAGAGAAAGGGGCTGCACCCTTGGGCCCCTGGGTGCGTACCTGGTCCTgcagcttctccctccacccaaaGCTTGAAGGTCAAGGTTAGGAGGAGCCCATTCTCACCCCAATCTCTTAAAGTGGAGGAACCTGGGAGGACCCAGAGACCAGCTGTCTCCCAAGCCGTTCCCTGGCACGTCCTCACATGCACAATGCCCACCTGCCCGCCCCACACCAACACAGTCCCACCTGGGctccagacccccacccccaccgtgcCTGCACATGCACGTGCTTGGGGTGGCTTTCTCCTGGAATGCTCTGTGTACATAGCTAGTTTTATAGCCCCAAAGGCCCCCACCCTTCCCCTCGGTACACAGGGGTTAAAGTTGTGTGCCCCTCCACGTGGCTGTGATGATGACCATGACATCCACAGTAAAGAGGAGATTGAATGAGACTGTGGCCTGGCTGCTTTCCTGGTGGGCAGGGAGATCCAGAGGCCAGGCACACGCAGACCACAATCCCTGTGACTACCGTGTGACTCACTTGGGACGCCCAGCCCCAGGCATGACTCAGTGCACCACACGCACTCCATTGGGCAGAGCTGTCCATTCAGAACACCTGACAGTACAGCCCCTGGTGACAGACATGTCACCTCTCTGTACTTAGGGCACAGcacagcctccccaccccacccccacccccggctgggGCAGACAGAGGTCACTGGCACATCATAAGTGTTTATTGAAATAAGTTGAGTACTGCCCCCCCTTCACATGCAGGTGGGCACCCATATAGCTCCTGATAGTTTCAAAGGCCCGGGTGCCTTCTAGCCTCCTCACCAGCTCCTCCAGCAGGCCCAGATGGTGCTGGTGCCCCATTATCTCAGTTTCCTCTGAAGCTCTCTTCTCCCCACACAGCAGAGGGGAGTAAAGGACCAAGTCCCAGGGACAGGGCCCTGATCACAGCAGGGATGGCCTTGAAGCCACAGCCCCTGAGTGGGAATGAGGGAGGTTGGCATGCATTGGGTCCTGTCCACCACTCCAGacaggtggagggggagggggacttCTAAGTAGAGGGCCCCCAGCCACACTGATAACTGGCCCATCCTCCAGAAGCTAGGCCAGCTGGCTGGCCAGTCTGCACCTGAACACTCCCTCCTCATAAGGATAGATGTcatccctgggctcctgggatagATGCGtccccacccaggggccctcacCCTTCCTTGTGGCCCAGGGAACCACACCTGCACTGTCTGTCAGTTCTGGAACCCACTGAGGCCCCAACAGGGACCAGAGCCGATGGGGGAATTTCCTTCCAGGAAATTCCAGGGGAATTCCCAGATTTTGCCCCTCTACCAGGCAGGGGGTGAGAATTCACCCATTCAGTGCCACCTAGGTATTGGCGGGGGTGTCCTCTGTCACCCCCAGCTACCGAGTTTGCTCTGTCCCCAGAGAGGGCTCTCAACTGTCCTCTGAGGGTGAACAGAAGTGGGTCCTGTGTTAGAATGCAGGTCAAAGACCAGGCCTTGGgtggatcccaggaggggcggacCTGTATGGATGTCATCTCACCATTGGGACCCACAggacagggaaggggaaggaggtggtTTTAATCCGCCCTTCCTGCTCCTCAAGTCCTGGCAAAGATTTCATGGGATGACCATGCCGCCCTCTCTGCTCTCCTGCTGAGTGCAGGCCAGAGTCTACCCTGAGTGCAAGTTGCCGTGGTGCCTGCCAGCTTCCCTTGGGAGCACAAGAGTGCTCTCTCAGCACGCAGCCACCTTGGAGAGCCAGAGAGAATCCACTCCATCCACCCACCCTTGCTGAGAGGCTTCCTATCTCTCTAGGCCCTGGGACCCTGCCCCATCTCAGGACCtctggaaggcaggcaggcaggtgtccTACTCCTTGCCGGCCAGCGCCGCGGTGGCCTGAGGGTAGAGGGTCAGACTGACCCAGGTGCCTCAGGGTTCCCGGACTTGCTTCAGCCCTGGCCTCTCCATCCTCTGCCCATCACCTGCCAGTTCCCCTAGGAACTCTGTGCCAAACAAGTCCTTAAAACTGGATTTATTACTGGGCCTCTCCTGGGGTCTCCCTTTCTGGGGGATCTGGGCCCAGACAGAGCGACAGGGTGAGAGAGGGCATGTCCCCCCTGAGTGGGGCCCGGCTAGCCCAAGCTTggtgcccaggccctgcctccccgcTGAGGCCTTTGCCCACCGAGCCCGGCGGCCACCAGCGCCTGGGTGCTAGtgcctgccccccgccctcccctagCTCTTCTTGGCCTCCTGCTCCCTGCGCCGGAGCTTCTCACGCTGCCGTGCAGCCTTCTCCTGGGCCTTGCGCTCCTTCTCAGCGGCGGCCGCCAGCTCCTTCACCTTCCGCTTCACTAGCGCCCGGTCATGCGAGTTGCTGAGCCCCAGGCTCTGGGGAGGAATTCCAGGGTGAGGGCAAGAGCCCCAGAATCACTCAGGCCCTGGCCAACCCAAGCCCTGGGTTCTCTGTGCCCAGGTGGATGCTGCCTGGCGCTCTGCCAAGTCCTCCCGGAAATGTGGCCTCCACCTCCCAGATTGGCCTGTGGATCAGAACCCTCAGGGCAAGAATTCTGAATGGGAGCATTTGGGAAAGATGCTGACGAAGGGTACCAGACCTTATGCCCCCTGGCCCCACCCTGGTTATCCTCAGCCCCTGTTCTTTACTCAAGATTTCAGCCTTGGCACCATCCTGCCCATCCCCTGAGGTCCCACAGATAgacagtgacttgcccaaggtcacactgctagtCAGTGGCTGAGGCCCCTCCCCGCTCCAGAGACTTCCTGGGGGACTCTCCTCACCACCTCTTGCCTAAGCAATGTAGTGGAGGGTGGGGATCGGGCCAGGAGCCTCCCAGCACAGAGATCCAGGGCCCCTACTCCTGGTCTCCCCTGACTACCAGCAGCCTCTAAACCTGAGAATCAGGCAAGGTGATCAGGGAGGGACCTGGTTTCTTGTAACAGCAGGAGACTCAGAATTAAGAGTCAGGTGATAGAACCATCCTAGAGGTCAATGTTAACCCGGGCTGGGGCTTGAAGGTCAAACTGAAGAACCAGGCTCAACTTTCAAGTCAGATGGGGACCCATGCTAGAGTAGAAAAGTTAGGCCAAGGACCTTGcccagaggtcagaggtcagggcAGCGGCCTTAAAGGAAGTGAAGAGATCAGGGTGGGGGGACCACAGTCCTGGAAGGTGGTTCAGGCTCAGGCTGGCTCACGGCTCTCCCCCTCTGACCCACCTTCAGTTTGCTCCCATCCAGCTGCAGGAGCTGGGGCCCGTCCACCTGCCGCGCAGCAAACTCTGCGGCATACTGCTCCAGGTTGAGGCTGTGCAGCCACTGGCCCACCTGCTGGCTGGTCCAGTGGTGGACAGTGGGGAGAGGTTCATCCAGGAACTGGGGTACAGACCAAGGACAGTGAGGGGGAGGACATGGCCTGCAGCCTGCACACCCAACACCCAGAGGTCAGGGCTTACTTACCTCATCTGAAGACTGGGACAGTGTGTGGTAGGGGTAGGAACACTTGGTCTCCTGCCGGGGACCACTTGGGATCTTGGGGCTGCTGCTAGGGGGTGTGGAGTCATCGCTCAGGGTGGATTCCTAGAAAGGAGGGGTACGTGCCGCTGAAGAGAGCTCACCCTCTAAGCCCAAGGGAGTCCCCCCCACCCAACCCACCACTCCCCTTTGAATGGGGCTGAAGTTGGGGACTGGGTACCAGCAGTTGCTCAGTGACTCATGGGAGGTATCAGGATGTAAGGCTCCTAGGAGGACATGGGGCTAGAACAGAGGCAGGGAGTTGGCAGGGATGGACTAGGTGTCACTTCCTGCAGGCAACTGGCCAGGATTCCCCCATGCTAGGTCAGGGGTCCCCCCTTTGTGTCTCCCCATTATAGCCTGTAGCACCCTGGCTTATAAGTGCCTGGGTAGAGATCAGAAGCTCTATGAGCCCTAGCCTATCCACCATATTATCCCAGGGTCCAGCACAAGGGaagcaagagagaggaagagaggaaataaggAAGTCTCAAGTCAAGAATTCTTTCTCCCCTGAATTCCCAGCTTTCTGATCTCCTCAGCCCCAGCAGCACATAAGGAGCAACCACAGAACAGGCATGGAGCCTGGCAACTAACCCACACAGCAAGTTCCTTCTCTCcggccttcattcattcatctctaCAACTGGGGTACGTGCGCCTGCGCTTTGTGTGTAAAGCAGAAGCACGCAGTAGGAGCCTTGTCCACGGTAGAgtgcagcaggagcaggagcagaccCTCAGGACTGCCTCTGATCCCCGTCTCACTTCTCTCACAGGGCTGCAAGCTTCCTGAGCACTAGCTGAGCACCCTAGTATGGGTCCCCTTCATCCCAATTTCCTCCAAGCCCCACCCCACCACAAGGTAGCCCCACTCCTATGACAGGACATCGGGAGCCAGGCAGAAGAGCCAGCAGGAATGGAGGTGGCCTTGGGCTGGGTGGGTAATACCTCATGATCAGTGATGTGAGTTGAATGGAATGAAGGAGTCCATGGAGCTACTCAGAGTACGAGTGAGTGAGCAGTGAATGAATGAGCTCAGAGAATGGATGAACTAACGAATCACTGAATGACTCCATGGATAGAGGCCTGGATCCCAGCCCGAGCCAGGGGGAAGTGTGCCCTCACATCACCTGAGTCTGGGGCCAGTACAGGGGCAGGAAGGCCATGGACTCACCTGAGAAGCTGACTTCTTAGGGCTGAAGCCCTCGTGTTTTGGGGAGCACGTGGGGGAGGTGGTGCTGCCAGAGGATGCCGAGCCCTTGCCGCTGTCTGTGAACCAGGAAAAGGGCAGGAACGGGGAGCCCCCTGACCTGCCGGACCCCTCCACTGACTCCCTGTAGAGAGAGCACCCTGCATGGGTGTGGGCACCGAGGGGGAGGCCCGGGCTCACAGGGAACTATGCGCAGAAGCTGTGGGTGAGGCGTGGTGGGGACCACTCACCTGCTGCCCATGGATAAACGGTTGCTGCCCTTGTCCTTCCGGCTCTTGCTAGTGGATGCTCGGCGTAAGGTGACCCTGtaagggagggcaggggggagtGGGGCAGTGCTGCTCACTGGGCTACCCTGCACCCCAAAGCTCCGAGCCTTTGCTTCTGCACCTCCTCTACTCACCCCAGGTCCAGGAACTTTCGGCGAGTCTTCTTATCCAGGCCGATGGTGGGGCTGGCAGGCTCTGGTGGGCTGGCATCCCGGCTGTCATCTtttggagaagagagggaaggaaatggCCCTGCCTCTTTCAGCTGCCGTGTTAGGTGGTAGAAACTTCTGACTTAGAATCATGCAAGTTGGCTCTGGTGCCCTTAACTGGCTGTTGGACCAATCACTCTACCTCTCTGAGCTTTCCTTTGTCTCACATATAGGGATAACACCTGACCTACAGTAACACctcctttttctattcttttcttttttttttaagattttatttatttattcacgagagacacacagagagaggcagagacataggcagagggagaagcaggctccccgtggggagcccattgtagcactcaaccccaggaccccggggtcacgacctgagccaaaggcaggcactccaccactgagccacccaggcgtcccaacaccTGCCTATTTCACGAATAGTTATGAAAGCCTTACACAAACCATGAAAAAGTAGGGACCGCTACAATTCACTGTTCATCTTATCCTGACCATTTTAACCAGCCTTCCGATCTTGGCTTCCGATCTTGGCTCACACgtcacttcctcagagaagccttaCAGGATGCTCCCAACTAGGTCCTTTCATCCCGCTGTGGGTCCCCCTCCCCGCCCGTCGCCCCTCGCGCCCCGCCCCACTGGGTCCTGCAGGGGTCGCTGCAGTCCCGGCGCTCGCCAGCAGGGGGCGCCACGCCGCCCGCCGCTCACCTTCGCTGTGCGGCTCCGCTCGCGGGTGGCGGCGCACGAAGCTGGGCGAGCTGTCGGAGGAGGGCGCGGAGCGCGGGGGCGAGCAGGAGGCGGCGGCCAGGCCCTCGTGCGAGGCGGCGTTGTGCAGGGGCCGGTAGCGTGTGAGCGGCGACGGCGGGGGCTCGTCCTCGCCCAGGCTGCGCCGCAAGCCCGGA
The Vulpes vulpes isolate BD-2025 chromosome 2, VulVul3, whole genome shotgun sequence genome window above contains:
- the SAMD14 gene encoding sterile alpha motif domain-containing protein 14 isoform X2, with translation MRFLTWTWLCQRPSDWTAVYTRPEPNSWPRAGDTGPPAPGFGTVPALQRTAKAPMGPEVTDGCGSPLHRLRSPLHSGPGSPAGGSFCLEPPGLRRSLGEDEPPPSPLTRYRPLHNAASHEGLAAASCSPPRSAPSSDSSPSFVRRHPRAEPHSEDDSRDASPPEPASPTIGLDKKTRRKFLDLGVTLRRASTSKSRKDKGSNRLSMGSRESVEGSGRSGGSPFLPFSWFTDSGKGSASSGSTTSPTCSPKHEGFSPKKSASQESTLSDDSTPPSSSPKIPSGPRQETKCSYPYHTLSQSSDEFLDEPLPTVHHWTSQQVGQWLHSLNLEQYAAEFAARQVDGPQLLQLDGSKLKSLGLSNSHDRALVKRKVKELAAAAEKERKAQEKAARQREKLRRREQEAKKS
- the SAMD14 gene encoding sterile alpha motif domain-containing protein 14 isoform X1; translation: MASSKLREPADEVFDLDLAVPETVRLDSSLHKARAQLLAKGRRHRPSRSRLRDSASSAEDGEGSDGPGGKVTDGCGSPLHRLRSPLHSGPGSPAGGSFCLEPPGLRRSLGEDEPPPSPLTRYRPLHNAASHEGLAAASCSPPRSAPSSDSSPSFVRRHPRAEPHSEDDSRDASPPEPASPTIGLDKKTRRKFLDLGVTLRRASTSKSRKDKGSNRLSMGSRESVEGSGRSGGSPFLPFSWFTDSGKGSASSGSTTSPTCSPKHEGFSPKKSASQESTLSDDSTPPSSSPKIPSGPRQETKCSYPYHTLSQSSDEFLDEPLPTVHHWTSQQVGQWLHSLNLEQYAAEFAARQVDGPQLLQLDGSKLKSLGLSNSHDRALVKRKVKELAAAAEKERKAQEKAARQREKLRRREQEAKKS